One region of Mucilaginibacter gotjawali genomic DNA includes:
- a CDS encoding ABC transporter permease — protein sequence MIKNYFKIAWRNLKKNRLYAFINIIGLTAGIVSCLLIGVYIKHELSYDRFNQNADKIVRVTMDYNFGGESQKVAMTGTKVGPQFKREFPQVVDFVRIFKRTRIIGYKNQLFEEKNFLYAEPSLFKLFSFKLLNGDPVTALNTNEKIIITQTAAQKYFGPENPIGKILKVGDKNYVVSALAADSPSNSQIRFDFVVPFSVLDAAKTEAYDSANYLTYLLLKSKDDIAPLQKQITAYMQKVDRDELKVTGSQHLTFSIEPLTSVHLHSNIPDGLEPGGSMMYIYILVVVAVLILVIAGVNYVNLSIAQSAGRGAEIGIRKVLGAAKQQLFKQFIGESMLVTAIALLFAIGVSFLLLPFFNQISGKQFNFTALLDPAILVCLAILGIVIGFLAGAYPALLLSNIKLAKILKSGFSFTSGQGVRRSLIIFQFVISIFLVITTVVILQQLSYIRTKDLGYNKSNVIVLPVDYKTVPQVDAIKKVIGNIPGVESVAAANNEPVDVQWGDAIHTKDGKNLTVNALPMDEDFIKTMQLKIVAGTDFNRTDLLQMDTANKYKNYRYSFMLNESAARALGWTPEQAIGKEISKNFPGRIKAVVKDFNFKSFHDAIGPLLIFLDHEQTQAMFVRVAGNNTPSALQAIQKIWKDRVPYRPFEYKFLDEDYDALYRSEQRTARVFTTFSIIAILLACLGLFAVTAYAVLQRTKEIGIRKVLGANVSTIIMLLSKDFLWMVMLAAVISSPIAWYMSYKWLQDFAYRISIHWWVFIAAGAASLIVAWITVGIQALKAALMNPVKSLRSE from the coding sequence ATGATAAAAAACTATTTCAAAATCGCCTGGCGTAACCTGAAGAAAAACAGGTTATATGCGTTTATCAACATCATTGGCTTAACCGCGGGGATCGTTAGCTGCCTGTTGATCGGTGTTTATATCAAACACGAATTAAGTTACGATCGATTTAACCAGAACGCTGATAAAATAGTGCGGGTTACAATGGATTATAATTTCGGCGGCGAATCGCAGAAAGTTGCTATGACGGGCACCAAGGTTGGCCCTCAATTTAAACGCGAGTTCCCGCAGGTGGTTGATTTTGTGAGGATCTTTAAAAGAACAAGGATAATTGGCTATAAAAATCAATTATTCGAGGAAAAGAACTTCCTGTATGCTGAGCCATCTTTGTTTAAGCTCTTTTCTTTTAAGCTGCTCAATGGCGATCCGGTTACCGCGTTAAATACAAATGAAAAAATAATTATCACCCAAACGGCGGCGCAAAAATATTTTGGGCCGGAGAATCCTATCGGGAAGATCTTAAAAGTGGGGGATAAAAATTATGTCGTTTCGGCGCTTGCTGCTGATTCGCCCTCAAATTCACAGATCCGGTTTGATTTTGTTGTCCCGTTTAGTGTTTTGGATGCCGCTAAGACCGAAGCATATGACAGCGCTAATTATTTAACCTACCTGCTGCTCAAAAGCAAAGACGATATCGCACCCCTGCAAAAGCAAATTACAGCATATATGCAAAAGGTTGACAGGGACGAGTTAAAAGTAACCGGTAGCCAGCATTTAACCTTTAGTATCGAGCCGCTCACCAGCGTTCATCTACACTCCAACATTCCAGATGGGCTGGAACCCGGGGGCAGTATGATGTATATTTACATCCTGGTGGTGGTGGCTGTGCTTATCCTGGTTATTGCCGGCGTAAACTATGTAAACCTGTCCATCGCGCAATCAGCAGGCCGCGGGGCTGAAATTGGCATCCGCAAAGTGCTGGGCGCAGCCAAACAACAGCTTTTTAAGCAATTTATTGGCGAGTCGATGCTGGTAACTGCCATTGCGCTGCTGTTTGCAATAGGGGTATCTTTCCTCCTGTTGCCATTTTTTAACCAGATCTCTGGTAAGCAGTTTAATTTTACTGCCTTGCTTGATCCCGCGATACTGGTTTGCCTTGCTATATTAGGGATCGTTATTGGTTTTTTGGCCGGCGCGTATCCTGCCTTATTATTATCAAATATAAAACTGGCAAAAATATTAAAATCGGGTTTTTCATTTACGTCAGGTCAGGGGGTACGCCGCTCGCTCATTATTTTCCAGTTTGTTATTTCCATCTTCCTGGTCATTACTACGGTGGTCATCTTACAACAACTATCCTATATCCGCACCAAAGACCTGGGTTACAATAAAAGTAACGTAATAGTTTTGCCGGTCGATTATAAAACGGTTCCACAAGTTGATGCGATAAAAAAAGTGATCGGTAATATCCCTGGTGTAGAAAGTGTCGCGGCAGCAAACAACGAACCGGTTGATGTGCAGTGGGGGGATGCTATACACACCAAGGACGGTAAAAATTTAACTGTGAATGCACTGCCTATGGACGAGGATTTTATAAAAACCATGCAGCTGAAGATTGTTGCCGGAACCGATTTTAACCGTACTGATCTGCTGCAAATGGATACCGCCAATAAGTACAAAAACTATCGCTATTCATTTATGCTGAATGAATCGGCTGCACGGGCGTTAGGCTGGACCCCGGAGCAGGCCATAGGGAAAGAGATTTCGAAGAACTTCCCCGGGAGAATTAAGGCTGTTGTTAAAGATTTTAATTTTAAATCGTTCCATGATGCCATAGGCCCCTTACTGATTTTTTTGGATCATGAACAAACACAGGCCATGTTTGTAAGGGTTGCCGGAAATAATACACCTTCTGCACTGCAGGCTATACAAAAAATATGGAAAGACCGCGTTCCATACCGCCCTTTTGAATATAAGTTTTTGGACGAAGATTACGATGCCCTCTACCGCAGCGAACAACGCACAGCCAGGGTGTTTACAACCTTCTCAATAATAGCTATTTTGCTGGCCTGCCTGGGTTTGTTCGCTGTTACTGCCTATGCCGTTTTGCAACGCACTAAAGAGATCGGCATCCGCAAAGTCCTTGGCGCAAACGTGTCCACCATCATCATGCTGCTCTCCAAAGATTTTTTGTGGATGGTGATGCTGGCTGCTGTTATTTCATCACCAATTGCCTGGTATATGTCGTACAAATGGCTACAGGACTTCGCCTATCGCATTTCTATCCATTGGTGGGTCTTTATTGCGGCAGGTGCAGCATCGTTAATTGTAGCCTGGATAACAGTGGGCATCCAGGCCCTGAAAGCAGCTTTGATGAACCCGGTGAAGAGTTTAAGAAGCGAGTAA
- a CDS encoding ABC transporter permease has protein sequence MLKNYLKIAWRNLGKNRLYSIINIGGLAIGMAVSFILLIYVYNEFSFDKFNTNSDRLYRVMRNQPSNGEILTGDATPVPLAPAMIKDFPEIDRITRATWPYDRLVNYKNQGLKVNTMAADPSFLQMFTVDFIYGNKKDALSDLSSIVLTESAAKAIFGNINPVGQVVKLDQKFPLRVSGVIKDNPANSSFNFKALINWDQISAEQNWIKTSGWGNYSFKTFVMLKPGTSAMNVDSKLKNIIARYNPDNKENTIFLYPFAKFHLYGDFKNGVNAGGRVGSVELFLWLAIGILIIACINFMNLSTARSERRAREVGVRKAIGAARFSLIAQFMGESLLMAFISFLFSLLFIWLLIPVFGNFINIKLQVPYGNLYAWLSALGVTAFTGLVAGSYPALFLSSFSPVLVLKGQLSNSKSTVTPRKILVILQFTFAICLILSSIFIYKQINYIKDEPIGYDRFGLVDMPVEGAMDTRFEDFRREAISAGAITDGALTSMSIVNNGSSSWGITWQGQLPGEDKIPIDQMAVTYHFVKTYGVKLTEGRDFSPEYPSDTAAIILNEAAVKMMRFKEPLGQLVKYQDHNCKVVGVIENFVWGSPYDPVKPAIIGFIKGWTGNISLRLNPAKPVSASLDIIRSIYKKYNPDYPFEYHFTDEKYNNKFNNERLLGNMSICFTCLAIVISCLGLFGLASFSAEQRKKEIGIRKVLGATTGNLWFNLSREFVWLIGVSFAIGSVLTMFYIHHWMTQFTYHTTISLWVFVVTLILSLTICLITVSWQALKAALSNPVTSLRSE, from the coding sequence ATGCTGAAAAACTACCTAAAGATCGCTTGGCGGAACCTAGGTAAGAACCGTCTTTACAGTATCATTAACATCGGTGGCCTGGCTATAGGTATGGCAGTGAGTTTTATACTGCTCATTTATGTTTACAATGAGTTTAGTTTCGACAAATTTAATACCAATTCTGATCGCCTTTACCGGGTCATGCGCAATCAGCCCAGCAATGGCGAGATACTAACCGGTGATGCTACACCTGTTCCGCTGGCGCCGGCCATGATAAAGGATTTTCCCGAAATAGATAGAATTACGCGTGCAACCTGGCCCTATGACAGGCTGGTAAATTACAAAAACCAGGGTCTCAAAGTAAATACAATGGCGGCCGACCCTTCATTTTTGCAAATGTTTACGGTGGATTTTATTTATGGCAATAAAAAAGACGCGCTGTCCGATCTTTCATCCATTGTACTGACAGAATCGGCGGCTAAAGCAATCTTCGGCAATATCAACCCTGTAGGGCAGGTGGTTAAATTAGATCAAAAGTTTCCTTTAAGAGTTAGCGGTGTTATTAAAGATAACCCGGCAAATTCATCGTTTAACTTTAAGGCACTTATTAATTGGGACCAGATCTCAGCTGAGCAAAATTGGATAAAAACCTCCGGATGGGGTAACTATTCATTTAAAACGTTTGTGATGTTAAAGCCAGGCACTTCAGCTATGAATGTTGATAGTAAGCTAAAAAATATAATTGCCCGTTACAACCCCGATAACAAGGAGAATACTATTTTTCTTTATCCGTTTGCCAAATTTCACCTTTATGGTGATTTCAAAAACGGTGTAAATGCCGGTGGTCGGGTGGGATCTGTGGAGCTGTTTTTATGGCTCGCTATCGGTATATTAATAATCGCCTGTATTAATTTCATGAACCTTTCAACGGCCCGCTCCGAACGTAGGGCAAGGGAGGTTGGAGTCCGCAAAGCGATCGGTGCTGCTCGCTTTTCACTGATAGCGCAATTCATGGGGGAATCGTTATTGATGGCCTTTATTTCATTTTTGTTCTCCCTTTTGTTCATCTGGCTGCTGATTCCGGTTTTCGGCAACTTCATAAATATTAAACTTCAGGTACCTTACGGTAATTTGTATGCATGGCTCTCCGCCCTGGGTGTAACTGCGTTTACCGGTTTGGTTGCGGGCAGTTACCCTGCGTTATTTCTCTCATCGTTTAGCCCGGTTTTGGTGCTTAAGGGACAATTGAGTAATTCAAAGTCGACTGTAACGCCGCGCAAAATATTGGTGATATTGCAGTTTACTTTTGCAATATGCCTTATTTTATCAAGTATATTCATCTACAAGCAGATCAACTATATAAAAGATGAGCCGATTGGATATGATCGTTTTGGCTTGGTTGATATGCCTGTCGAAGGGGCAATGGATACCCGATTTGAAGATTTTCGTCGCGAGGCGATCAGTGCCGGCGCCATAACCGACGGTGCGCTTACATCAATGAGTATTGTAAATAACGGCAGTAGTTCATGGGGCATTACATGGCAAGGGCAACTGCCGGGTGAGGATAAGATCCCGATTGACCAGATGGCGGTTACTTATCATTTTGTGAAAACCTATGGCGTAAAGTTAACTGAAGGGCGCGATTTCTCGCCCGAATACCCCTCTGATACAGCCGCTATTATACTCAACGAGGCCGCTGTAAAAATGATGCGTTTTAAAGAACCATTGGGCCAGCTGGTAAAATACCAGGATCATAACTGCAAAGTAGTTGGCGTGATAGAGAATTTTGTATGGGGTTCGCCTTATGACCCGGTTAAACCAGCCATAATCGGCTTTATAAAAGGATGGACAGGTAATATCAGCCTAAGGCTAAATCCAGCAAAACCAGTATCCGCGAGTCTCGATATTATAAGGAGTATCTACAAAAAATACAACCCTGATTATCCTTTCGAATACCACTTTACCGACGAGAAATATAATAACAAGTTTAATAATGAAAGGCTATTAGGCAATATGTCAATTTGTTTTACCTGCCTTGCTATTGTCATATCCTGTTTGGGGCTTTTCGGCCTCGCCTCATTCTCGGCGGAGCAGCGTAAAAAAGAGATCGGAATCCGGAAGGTATTAGGCGCTACAACAGGCAACCTGTGGTTTAATCTTTCGCGGGAGTTTGTTTGGTTAATTGGTGTTTCATTTGCCATAGGCTCTGTTTTAACCATGTTTTATATTCACCATTGGATGACTCAGTTTACCTATCACACCACTATCAGCCTTTGGGTATTTGTAGTCACCCTTATTTTAAGTTTAACTATTTGCCTCATCACTGTTAGCTGGCAGGCCCTTAAGGCTGCGCTAAGCAACCCTGTTACAAGTTTAAGGAGCGAGTGA